The Chryseolinea soli genome contains a region encoding:
- a CDS encoding BamA/TamA family outer membrane protein has product MIRAIPFLLCVLLSASIQGQTPATDVAYTLYLVGDAGEPDIVNQPLGKVLRRQVEQTGPNATLLYLGDNIYPKGMPPEGAQSRAAAELTLRTQAGWIEGLGVRGIFVPGNHDWQRGRKNGQAMLMNQQQFIDSLNDKNITLLPRDGCPGPVEIPLPGNAVLVILDTQWFLHPWDKPRGDESPCDVKNGAEAWVAINDIFARNAGKRVIVAAHHPLITHGEHGGVFTWKDHLFPLTAVKHNLYIPMPVIGSIYPLYRKWFGDVQDTSHPLYKEVSTLIQNIMLQYPGSVYAAGHEHALQYLVRDSLHMIGSGSGSKTTYVKMKKYSRYAGSVQGFVKLLIKTDGSAVTEYWQVDDAFPEGKEVYRDVLPALQRLKPQPPVQEISFKDKVVKIEGSKQYTAGKRHEALLGANYRAAWAQPIDVPVFDIGSEQGGLKVVQKGGGMQTLSLRLQDSTGREFVLRSVEKYPENAVPEMLRKTFAQDLVQDQISASHPYAAVVVPGLAQAAGIYHTNPRVVYIPDDPRLGIYRKTFANTLALFEERPAGDWSDKDFFGNSKNIINTSKVLERLEKDNDNQVDQQFVLRSRVFDMWIGDWDRHDDQWRWATFKSKKGETYRPVPRDRDQAFFVNEGFIPKIWSRKWALPKFEGFNDAIRWPSGLSFNARYFDRTFLTEPSEEDWIKAAKELQANMTDDKIEQAIKAWPPEIYALNGEAVIRKLKARRAHMVEYAVSHYKFLAKAVDVVGSDKDEHFEVTRLPEGNVQVKVFKVGKDGEQGKKLYDRLFLRSETKEIRLCGKGGEDKFDIEGSTAHSILVRVIGGDGKDSLVDNSHVRGLARKTLYYDQKKSNTLVSDGEAGDRTSTDPMVNLYDRKVFKYNTLAPLVTGNVNPDDGLFIGGGFLYQTQGFRKGLFKARHVALFSMAPRTSSFNLSYRGDFTDVIGKFGLEINADIKQPNYVNNFFGWGNESVFDQNIDQKPGHESLPSAVQYYRYRFEEWRLDAYITRKVGNWGLIQVGPAIQRVEVEDPGTKDRYIKTYAETLPYKLFEGHNTYTGTTWRFTIDKRDHPVFTTRGVVFTVAGRNMAGVENRAADFSSYDGSVSFYHSFRFPSRIVFAARVGGGANTGRYEFYQAQILSGRTEVRGYRKTRFYGEQKLYTNLEMRIKLLSLKTYLFPASLGILGFHDIGRIWYKDANGVDPTAPDGSSNVWHKSWGGGVWFTPFNLAILSLEAAHSSEGTLSYIRLGYLF; this is encoded by the coding sequence ATGATAAGAGCGATACCCTTTCTTCTTTGTGTACTCCTTTCAGCCTCCATCCAAGGCCAGACCCCAGCCACCGACGTGGCCTATACCCTCTACCTCGTGGGCGATGCCGGCGAACCCGACATCGTGAACCAACCCCTGGGCAAGGTGCTGCGCCGCCAGGTGGAACAGACCGGCCCGAATGCCACGCTCCTGTACCTGGGCGACAACATCTATCCCAAGGGCATGCCTCCGGAAGGCGCCCAAAGCCGCGCCGCAGCAGAGCTAACCCTGAGAACCCAAGCGGGCTGGATCGAGGGCCTTGGCGTGCGCGGCATTTTTGTGCCGGGCAATCACGACTGGCAAAGAGGCCGGAAGAACGGCCAGGCCATGCTGATGAACCAGCAACAATTCATTGACTCCCTGAACGACAAGAACATCACCCTGCTGCCGCGCGACGGCTGCCCCGGCCCGGTAGAGATCCCCCTGCCCGGCAACGCCGTGCTGGTCATCCTCGACACGCAATGGTTCCTTCATCCCTGGGACAAACCCCGCGGCGATGAAAGTCCGTGCGACGTGAAAAATGGGGCGGAAGCCTGGGTGGCGATCAACGATATTTTCGCCCGCAATGCCGGCAAGCGCGTGATCGTGGCGGCCCATCACCCCCTCATCACCCACGGCGAACACGGCGGCGTCTTCACCTGGAAAGATCACCTGTTCCCACTCACCGCGGTGAAACACAACTTGTACATACCGATGCCGGTGATCGGCTCGATCTATCCGCTCTATCGCAAATGGTTTGGCGATGTGCAGGACACGTCGCACCCGCTGTATAAGGAGGTGAGTACCCTGATTCAAAACATCATGCTGCAATACCCCGGCAGTGTCTACGCCGCGGGACACGAGCATGCCCTTCAATACCTGGTGCGCGACAGCCTGCACATGATCGGCAGCGGCTCGGGATCGAAGACCACTTACGTGAAAATGAAAAAGTACTCGCGTTATGCCGGTTCGGTCCAGGGGTTTGTAAAGCTGTTGATAAAGACGGATGGCTCGGCCGTTACCGAATACTGGCAAGTGGACGATGCGTTTCCCGAAGGCAAAGAAGTTTACCGCGATGTGCTTCCTGCTTTGCAGCGATTGAAGCCCCAGCCTCCCGTGCAGGAGATCTCCTTTAAAGACAAGGTGGTGAAAATAGAGGGCAGCAAACAATACACCGCAGGCAAGCGGCACGAAGCCTTGCTTGGCGCCAACTACCGGGCGGCCTGGGCGCAGCCGATTGACGTGCCCGTCTTTGATATCGGTTCCGAGCAAGGTGGGTTGAAAGTCGTTCAAAAAGGAGGGGGCATGCAGACCTTGTCGCTCCGGTTGCAGGACTCTACCGGTCGCGAGTTCGTGCTCCGCTCGGTGGAAAAATATCCCGAGAACGCCGTGCCCGAAATGCTCCGCAAAACCTTCGCCCAGGACCTGGTGCAGGACCAGATCTCGGCCTCCCATCCCTACGCCGCCGTGGTGGTTCCGGGTCTCGCACAAGCCGCGGGGATCTATCACACCAACCCCCGCGTTGTCTACATTCCCGACGATCCGCGCCTGGGGATCTACCGGAAAACCTTCGCCAACACCTTAGCGCTCTTTGAAGAACGACCGGCTGGGGATTGGTCTGACAAGGACTTCTTTGGTAATTCAAAGAACATTATTAATACAAGTAAAGTATTAGAGCGCCTCGAAAAAGACAACGACAACCAGGTGGACCAGCAGTTTGTGCTCCGCTCCAGGGTGTTCGACATGTGGATCGGCGACTGGGACCGGCACGACGACCAGTGGCGTTGGGCCACCTTCAAGTCCAAAAAAGGAGAGACCTACCGCCCCGTGCCCCGCGACCGCGACCAGGCCTTTTTCGTGAACGAGGGATTTATCCCGAAGATCTGGAGCCGCAAGTGGGCGCTCCCCAAATTTGAAGGTTTCAACGATGCCATCCGCTGGCCTTCGGGGCTATCCTTCAACGCCCGTTATTTCGATCGGACCTTCCTCACCGAACCATCCGAAGAAGACTGGATCAAGGCCGCCAAAGAACTCCAGGCAAACATGACGGACGACAAGATCGAACAAGCCATTAAAGCATGGCCTCCCGAGATCTATGCGCTCAACGGCGAGGCGGTGATCCGTAAATTGAAAGCCCGCCGGGCGCACATGGTCGAGTATGCCGTGTCGCACTACAAATTTTTAGCGAAGGCGGTCGACGTGGTGGGGTCAGATAAGGATGAACATTTTGAAGTGACGCGGTTGCCCGAAGGCAATGTGCAGGTGAAGGTGTTCAAGGTCGGCAAGGATGGTGAGCAGGGTAAAAAGCTGTATGACCGCCTCTTCCTGAGATCCGAAACGAAAGAGATCCGCCTCTGCGGAAAGGGAGGCGAAGACAAGTTTGATATCGAGGGAAGCACCGCCCACAGCATCCTGGTGCGGGTGATTGGAGGAGATGGAAAGGACTCGCTCGTGGACAACTCCCACGTCCGTGGTCTGGCGCGCAAGACCTTGTATTACGATCAAAAGAAAAGCAATACGCTGGTCTCAGACGGCGAAGCGGGCGATCGGACAAGTACTGATCCAATGGTGAACCTATATGATCGTAAAGTTTTCAAATACAACACATTGGCCCCCCTGGTAACGGGCAACGTAAACCCTGACGACGGCCTCTTTATTGGCGGCGGTTTTCTCTATCAGACCCAGGGTTTCCGCAAGGGACTCTTCAAGGCCCGGCACGTGGCCTTGTTCAGCATGGCCCCGAGAACAAGCTCGTTCAACCTGTCCTACCGCGGCGACTTCACGGACGTGATCGGCAAGTTTGGGTTGGAGATCAATGCCGACATCAAGCAACCCAACTATGTGAACAACTTCTTCGGCTGGGGCAACGAAAGCGTCTTCGATCAGAACATCGACCAGAAGCCGGGTCACGAGTCGCTGCCGTCGGCGGTGCAATATTACCGGTATCGTTTTGAGGAATGGCGCCTGGATGCCTACATCACCCGCAAGGTGGGGAACTGGGGACTGATCCAGGTGGGCCCGGCCATTCAGCGGGTGGAGGTGGAGGACCCCGGAACCAAAGACCGCTATATCAAGACCTATGCAGAGACGTTGCCGTACAAGCTTTTTGAAGGACACAACACCTACACCGGCACCACCTGGCGTTTCACCATCGACAAACGGGATCACCCTGTGTTCACTACCCGGGGCGTTGTGTTCACGGTGGCGGGGCGCAACATGGCCGGGGTGGAAAACCGGGCGGCCGATTTTTCGTCGTATGATGGTTCAGTATCTTTCTATCATTCCTTCCGCTTCCCGTCGCGCATCGTTTTCGCGGCGCGTGTGGGAGGAGGGGCCAACACAGGGCGGTATGAATTTTACCAGGCACAGATCCTCAGCGGTCGCACCGAGGTGAGAGGTTACCGGAAGACCCGCTTTTATGGTGAACAGAAATTGTATACCAACCTGGAAATGCGGATCAAACTGCTCAGCCTGAAGACGTATCTTTTCCCTGCCAGCCTGGGCATCCTCGGTTTCCACGACATTGGCCGGATCTGGTATAAGGACGCCAACGGAGTCGACCCCACGGCCCCCGACGGTTCTTCGAACGTGTGGCACAAGAGCTGGGGTGGTGGCGTCTGGTTCACGCCGTTCAACCTCGCCATTTTGTCGCTGGAAGCCGCCCATTCGTCGGAAGGTACGCTCAGCTATATCCGCCTGGGCTATTTGTTTTGA